A window from Neodiprion fabricii isolate iyNeoFabr1 chromosome 2, iyNeoFabr1.1, whole genome shotgun sequence encodes these proteins:
- the LOC124176212 gene encoding sodium-coupled monocarboxylate transporter 2-like isoform X3 has product MPADRWYLHWSDWIVFIAMLCASATAGLWHYFRSKKYNTEEYLLGGHHMGLLPVSSSLIASFISGITILGTPAEVYNFGTQYWVTIFSIFFTGITVAKVYLPVFFVLRLNSAYEYLEIRFSREVRILISLIFVVDAVLYQSIVVYVPSLALNQVSGINVHLIGSVVCAVCVFYTVLGGLRAVVWTDTIQVAVMVAAVIVVTLLGTYQVGGPSEVWKRAVEAKRIEFLNLDPSPYTRHTLWTVSIGSWLYSTAYISVNQTMVQRYRTLPTMKTAKMAICVFTCGVISFISICCWCGLVLLAWWSPPRCDPRASGLVFADDQMLPAYVMEIAGHLHGIPGLFVAGIFGAALSTLSVGINSTSVVLLEDFVKGCFRQKPSDRCSTIFAKSVAILLGITALGFIFLVERLGGVLAVTGSLAAIAAGTSFGVFTLGMLFPWANSKGAFVGAIVGFTIAAWASLGANAATGAGQLRPKKLPVNLSQCPANVTENFLELFEHQGEEDVFPLYRLSYHLIAGLGAIVVIVVGNLVTLCTGPRNPRSVDRDMLSPVIHRWLPKQELGQDLGKWRQPVQDAVLHDAANDFLLGDLNRVDKPSVIVTTHPNDAHLQ; this is encoded by the exons ATGCCGGCCGATCGTTGGTACCTTCATTGGAGTGACTGGATCGTCTTCATCGCAATGCTGTGCGCCTCTGCAACGGCAGGACTTTGGCATTACTTCAGAAGTAAGAAGTACAACACGGAGGAATATCTCCTGGGTGGACACCACATGGGTCTTCTTCCCGTATCGTCTTCCTTGATCGCCAG CTTTATTTCAGGTATTACGATACTTGGAACGCCGGCTGAAGTATACAATTTTGGAACTCAGTACTGGGTGACGATATTCAGCATATTTTTTACGGGAATTACCGTTGCGAAAGTGTATCTTCCCGTATTCTTCGTTCTTAGGCTAAACTCTGCATACGAG TATCTCGAGATCAGATTCAGCAGAGAAGTTCGTATTCTAATATCTCTCATCTTCGTCGTTGACGCG GTCCTGTACCAGTCCATTGTGGTCTACGTTCCATCTTTGGCGTTGAATCAAG TCAGTGGTATCAACGTTCATCTAATTGGAAGCGTGGTATGCGCGGTATGCGTCTTCTACACTGTGTTG GGAGGACTGAGGGCCGTGGTTTGGACCGACACAATCCAAGTCGCGGTGATGGTAGCCGCAGTAATAGTGGTGACCTTGCTCGGAACCTACCAGGTCGGAGGACCGTCCGAAGTTTGGAAACGGGCTGTCGAAGCGAAGAGGATCGAGTTCTTAAA CCTCGATCCATCTCCCTATACGCGACACACATTATGGACGGTATCAATAGGCTCCTGGCTATACAGCACGGCTTACATATCCGTAAATCAGACGATGGTTCAGCGGTACCGAACCCTGCCGACCATGAAGACTGCTAAAAT GGCTATTTGCGTGTTCACTTGCGGGGTCATCAGTTTCATCTCAATTTGTTGTTGGTGCGGTTTGGTACTGTTGGCCTGGTGGTCGCCACCAAGATGCGATCCGAGAGCATCAGGTCTCGTTTTTGCCGACGATCAAATGCTGCCAGCCTACGTGATGGAAATCGCTGGTCATCTCCATGGTATTCCAGGATTGTTTGTCGCCGGTATCTTCGGAGCAGCGTTGAG CACTTTATCCGTGGGTATAAATTCCACTTCGGTTGTTCTGCTCGAGGATTTCGTCAAGGGATGCTTCAGACAGAAGCCCAGCGATAGGTGTTCCACTATATTCGCAAAAAGTGTTGCTATTCTTCTCGGAATAACTGCTTTGGGATTCATATTCCTAGTCGAACGTCTCGGCGGTGTCCTCGCG GTAACTGGAAGTCTGGCTGCGATCGCAGCGGGCACTTCCTTCGGAGTATTTACCCTTGGGATGCTGTTTCCTTGGGCAAATTCAAAG GGTGCATTTGTAGGTGCGATTGTAGGATTCACCATCGCAGCTTGGGCCAGTCTGGGCGCCAATGCTGCAACCGGCGCTGGTCAGCTTCGTCCCAAAAAACTACCGGTCAACTTGTCGCAGTGTCCAGCAAACGtgaccgaaaattttctcgaattaTTCGAACATCAGGG AGAGGAAGACGTTTTTCCGCTATACAGACTATCTTATCACTTGATAGCCGGTCTAGGAGCTATAGTGGTTATCGTTGTCGGCAATCTAGTGACTTTGTGCACGGGTCCAAGGAATCCACGATCAGTAGACAGGGATATGCTATCGCCGGTAATTCACAG GTGGCTTCCTAAACAGGAACTAGGACAGGATCTTGGAAAGTGGAGGCAACCGGTTCAGGACGCGGTTCTTCACGATGCTGCGAATGATTTTCTTCTTGGCGACTTGAATAGGGTCGACAAACCTTCGGTTATAGTTACGACACATCCG AACGACGCTCATCTGCAATAA
- the LOC124176212 gene encoding sodium-coupled monocarboxylate transporter 1-like isoform X2: MIRRDFVYRVRLMPADRWYLHWSDWIVFIAMLCASATAGLWHYFRSKKYNTEEYLLGGHHMGLLPVSSSLIASFISGITILGTPAEVYNFGTQYWVTIFSIFFTGITVAKVYLPVFFVLRLNSAYEYLEIRFSREVRILISLIFVVDAVLYQSIVVYVPSLALNQVSGINVHLIGSVVCAVCVFYTVLGGLRAVVWTDTIQVAVMVAAVIVVTLLGTYQVGGPSEVWKRAVEAKRIEFLNLDPSPYTRHTLWTVSIGSWLYSTAYISVNQTMVQRYRTLPTMKTAKMAICVFTCGVISFISICCWCGLVLLAWWSPPRCDPRASGLVFADDQMLPAYVMEIAGHLHGIPGLFVAGIFGAALSTLSVGINSTSVVLLEDFVKGCFRQKPSDRCSTIFAKSVAILLGITALGFIFLVERLGGVLAVTGSLAAIAAGTSFGVFTLGMLFPWANSKGAFVGAIVGFTIAAWASLGANAATGAGQLRPKKLPVNLSQCPANVTENFLELFEHQGEEDVFPLYRLSYHLIAGLGAIVVIVVGNLVTLCTGPRNPRSVDRDMLSPVIHRWLPKQELGQDLGKWRQPVQDAVLHDAANDFLLGDLNRVDKPSVIVTTHPNDAHLQ; the protein is encoded by the exons ATGATTAGACGGGATTTCGTCTATCGAGTGCGCCTA ATGCCGGCCGATCGTTGGTACCTTCATTGGAGTGACTGGATCGTCTTCATCGCAATGCTGTGCGCCTCTGCAACGGCAGGACTTTGGCATTACTTCAGAAGTAAGAAGTACAACACGGAGGAATATCTCCTGGGTGGACACCACATGGGTCTTCTTCCCGTATCGTCTTCCTTGATCGCCAG CTTTATTTCAGGTATTACGATACTTGGAACGCCGGCTGAAGTATACAATTTTGGAACTCAGTACTGGGTGACGATATTCAGCATATTTTTTACGGGAATTACCGTTGCGAAAGTGTATCTTCCCGTATTCTTCGTTCTTAGGCTAAACTCTGCATACGAG TATCTCGAGATCAGATTCAGCAGAGAAGTTCGTATTCTAATATCTCTCATCTTCGTCGTTGACGCG GTCCTGTACCAGTCCATTGTGGTCTACGTTCCATCTTTGGCGTTGAATCAAG TCAGTGGTATCAACGTTCATCTAATTGGAAGCGTGGTATGCGCGGTATGCGTCTTCTACACTGTGTTG GGAGGACTGAGGGCCGTGGTTTGGACCGACACAATCCAAGTCGCGGTGATGGTAGCCGCAGTAATAGTGGTGACCTTGCTCGGAACCTACCAGGTCGGAGGACCGTCCGAAGTTTGGAAACGGGCTGTCGAAGCGAAGAGGATCGAGTTCTTAAA CCTCGATCCATCTCCCTATACGCGACACACATTATGGACGGTATCAATAGGCTCCTGGCTATACAGCACGGCTTACATATCCGTAAATCAGACGATGGTTCAGCGGTACCGAACCCTGCCGACCATGAAGACTGCTAAAAT GGCTATTTGCGTGTTCACTTGCGGGGTCATCAGTTTCATCTCAATTTGTTGTTGGTGCGGTTTGGTACTGTTGGCCTGGTGGTCGCCACCAAGATGCGATCCGAGAGCATCAGGTCTCGTTTTTGCCGACGATCAAATGCTGCCAGCCTACGTGATGGAAATCGCTGGTCATCTCCATGGTATTCCAGGATTGTTTGTCGCCGGTATCTTCGGAGCAGCGTTGAG CACTTTATCCGTGGGTATAAATTCCACTTCGGTTGTTCTGCTCGAGGATTTCGTCAAGGGATGCTTCAGACAGAAGCCCAGCGATAGGTGTTCCACTATATTCGCAAAAAGTGTTGCTATTCTTCTCGGAATAACTGCTTTGGGATTCATATTCCTAGTCGAACGTCTCGGCGGTGTCCTCGCG GTAACTGGAAGTCTGGCTGCGATCGCAGCGGGCACTTCCTTCGGAGTATTTACCCTTGGGATGCTGTTTCCTTGGGCAAATTCAAAG GGTGCATTTGTAGGTGCGATTGTAGGATTCACCATCGCAGCTTGGGCCAGTCTGGGCGCCAATGCTGCAACCGGCGCTGGTCAGCTTCGTCCCAAAAAACTACCGGTCAACTTGTCGCAGTGTCCAGCAAACGtgaccgaaaattttctcgaattaTTCGAACATCAGGG AGAGGAAGACGTTTTTCCGCTATACAGACTATCTTATCACTTGATAGCCGGTCTAGGAGCTATAGTGGTTATCGTTGTCGGCAATCTAGTGACTTTGTGCACGGGTCCAAGGAATCCACGATCAGTAGACAGGGATATGCTATCGCCGGTAATTCACAG GTGGCTTCCTAAACAGGAACTAGGACAGGATCTTGGAAAGTGGAGGCAACCGGTTCAGGACGCGGTTCTTCACGATGCTGCGAATGATTTTCTTCTTGGCGACTTGAATAGGGTCGACAAACCTTCGGTTATAGTTACGACACATCCG AACGACGCTCATCTGCAATAA
- the LOC124176212 gene encoding sodium-coupled monocarboxylate transporter 1-like isoform X1: MNFETSIHRSTSCQDLFTRATMPADRWYLHWSDWIVFIAMLCASATAGLWHYFRSKKYNTEEYLLGGHHMGLLPVSSSLIASFISGITILGTPAEVYNFGTQYWVTIFSIFFTGITVAKVYLPVFFVLRLNSAYEYLEIRFSREVRILISLIFVVDAVLYQSIVVYVPSLALNQVSGINVHLIGSVVCAVCVFYTVLGGLRAVVWTDTIQVAVMVAAVIVVTLLGTYQVGGPSEVWKRAVEAKRIEFLNLDPSPYTRHTLWTVSIGSWLYSTAYISVNQTMVQRYRTLPTMKTAKMAICVFTCGVISFISICCWCGLVLLAWWSPPRCDPRASGLVFADDQMLPAYVMEIAGHLHGIPGLFVAGIFGAALSTLSVGINSTSVVLLEDFVKGCFRQKPSDRCSTIFAKSVAILLGITALGFIFLVERLGGVLAVTGSLAAIAAGTSFGVFTLGMLFPWANSKGAFVGAIVGFTIAAWASLGANAATGAGQLRPKKLPVNLSQCPANVTENFLELFEHQGEEDVFPLYRLSYHLIAGLGAIVVIVVGNLVTLCTGPRNPRSVDRDMLSPVIHRWLPKQELGQDLGKWRQPVQDAVLHDAANDFLLGDLNRVDKPSVIVTTHPNDAHLQ, from the exons ATGAATTTCGAAACAAGCATCCATCGATCGACGTCATGCCAAGATTTATTTACACGTGCAACT ATGCCGGCCGATCGTTGGTACCTTCATTGGAGTGACTGGATCGTCTTCATCGCAATGCTGTGCGCCTCTGCAACGGCAGGACTTTGGCATTACTTCAGAAGTAAGAAGTACAACACGGAGGAATATCTCCTGGGTGGACACCACATGGGTCTTCTTCCCGTATCGTCTTCCTTGATCGCCAG CTTTATTTCAGGTATTACGATACTTGGAACGCCGGCTGAAGTATACAATTTTGGAACTCAGTACTGGGTGACGATATTCAGCATATTTTTTACGGGAATTACCGTTGCGAAAGTGTATCTTCCCGTATTCTTCGTTCTTAGGCTAAACTCTGCATACGAG TATCTCGAGATCAGATTCAGCAGAGAAGTTCGTATTCTAATATCTCTCATCTTCGTCGTTGACGCG GTCCTGTACCAGTCCATTGTGGTCTACGTTCCATCTTTGGCGTTGAATCAAG TCAGTGGTATCAACGTTCATCTAATTGGAAGCGTGGTATGCGCGGTATGCGTCTTCTACACTGTGTTG GGAGGACTGAGGGCCGTGGTTTGGACCGACACAATCCAAGTCGCGGTGATGGTAGCCGCAGTAATAGTGGTGACCTTGCTCGGAACCTACCAGGTCGGAGGACCGTCCGAAGTTTGGAAACGGGCTGTCGAAGCGAAGAGGATCGAGTTCTTAAA CCTCGATCCATCTCCCTATACGCGACACACATTATGGACGGTATCAATAGGCTCCTGGCTATACAGCACGGCTTACATATCCGTAAATCAGACGATGGTTCAGCGGTACCGAACCCTGCCGACCATGAAGACTGCTAAAAT GGCTATTTGCGTGTTCACTTGCGGGGTCATCAGTTTCATCTCAATTTGTTGTTGGTGCGGTTTGGTACTGTTGGCCTGGTGGTCGCCACCAAGATGCGATCCGAGAGCATCAGGTCTCGTTTTTGCCGACGATCAAATGCTGCCAGCCTACGTGATGGAAATCGCTGGTCATCTCCATGGTATTCCAGGATTGTTTGTCGCCGGTATCTTCGGAGCAGCGTTGAG CACTTTATCCGTGGGTATAAATTCCACTTCGGTTGTTCTGCTCGAGGATTTCGTCAAGGGATGCTTCAGACAGAAGCCCAGCGATAGGTGTTCCACTATATTCGCAAAAAGTGTTGCTATTCTTCTCGGAATAACTGCTTTGGGATTCATATTCCTAGTCGAACGTCTCGGCGGTGTCCTCGCG GTAACTGGAAGTCTGGCTGCGATCGCAGCGGGCACTTCCTTCGGAGTATTTACCCTTGGGATGCTGTTTCCTTGGGCAAATTCAAAG GGTGCATTTGTAGGTGCGATTGTAGGATTCACCATCGCAGCTTGGGCCAGTCTGGGCGCCAATGCTGCAACCGGCGCTGGTCAGCTTCGTCCCAAAAAACTACCGGTCAACTTGTCGCAGTGTCCAGCAAACGtgaccgaaaattttctcgaattaTTCGAACATCAGGG AGAGGAAGACGTTTTTCCGCTATACAGACTATCTTATCACTTGATAGCCGGTCTAGGAGCTATAGTGGTTATCGTTGTCGGCAATCTAGTGACTTTGTGCACGGGTCCAAGGAATCCACGATCAGTAGACAGGGATATGCTATCGCCGGTAATTCACAG GTGGCTTCCTAAACAGGAACTAGGACAGGATCTTGGAAAGTGGAGGCAACCGGTTCAGGACGCGGTTCTTCACGATGCTGCGAATGATTTTCTTCTTGGCGACTTGAATAGGGTCGACAAACCTTCGGTTATAGTTACGACACATCCG AACGACGCTCATCTGCAATAA